The DNA region ACGAGATCTTCCGTACCGTGACGCGATCGCTCGTGTAGAAGTTATCTGCCCCGTTCGACGTATCCCCCGGTTCGAGGTCCTTCCTCGAAGCAGCTGGGGCGGCGAATGCCTGCTCGGCTCCTGCCAGCCCAACTGCGCTAGACAGTCCGATGGCCGCCGCTCCTATACCTGTCAGCATCATCAGGTTCCGGCGTGACACTCCTGGCTCCGCGCCGGTTTCCCCAGTGCTCATGTTGTGGCTTCCGTCAGTATTCGTGCTCATCGTGATGTCATCCTCGTGATAGTCGTTTACGAAGGTTGAAACTTTTCTGCTTCCCTTCGACCCCACCACAGCCCGCCCACGCAAGGGAGCCTCTGCTGGGCGGTGCCCTCCGGAGAGAGGTACCGACAGGGACTCCCTACGTCGAGCGATCCTCGCTAGCGTGGACATTGGTGGCATCCGGACGAACGGGGCCCCTCCGCCGGGGCCCTCCCGATCATGCTGCCGAATCCCAACATCCTTGAGGCGGATCGACAGGCTCGGGACCGCCGAGATTCAGGCCGAAGTCGGGTGTGTATGAGCGGGGCCCGAAAGAACCGCTCAGCTGGCGTCGCACTGTCTACATATCGTGAACAGTTCCGTTTGCTTTCAACAAGCAGTGTCATCTCGCTGCGGAAAGGCCACCAGGTGAGATTTCGCACCGTCGTCTTTGCGGTCGCCGTCGGCATTGCCACCTCGCTCACCGGATGCAACGCGGCCGCCCCAACTCCGTCCGCAACCGGTGCGGCGCCGTCAGCATCACCGAGCGCCGGTTCGCCAGCACCCGAATCACCGACCACCGCTCCGCCAGAGGAGGCAACCGTGGATTCCATCATCGGCGCCGTCGTCCGCTTTACCGCCCCGCGAGGGTCAGTGGATATGACGATCGACGAAGACAACCCCGCCGTACGCGACCTGCTGTCCATGCTGCCCATGAACCTCACCTTTGAAGACTTCGCCGGGCAGGAAAAGATCGCCTACCCGCCGCGCGGTGTGCAGTTCGCCGGGTCTGCGCCGTCGGCTGCGGGTGCCGGAGATGTCGCCATCTACACACCTTGGGGCAACATCGCCTTCTTCTACGCCGGCGAGCGGGGCGCGCCCTCGGAGCAGATCGTTCACCTCGGAAGGTTCAATGCCACCTTCGAGCAGCTCAAGCTGCTCGAAGAGGGCGAGGTCACCGTAGACATCCTCGAGTGACCCGGCTATGAACGTACCCATGAGACGCACTTGGACGTATGAGGCCGTCGCATTTCCTTCATGTAGCGGATGATGGGCAACCACCGCTGCCCGCCCACAATCCCCAGCGTGTAGTTGACTGGGCATTCCGGCCTTCGAACCGTGGTGCTTCTTGCGCTTCCGATCTCTTGACGAAGTCGGCGATTCGTCGCTAACATCCATCGTCCGCTGTCATCCGTCTTCGTTGCCTATCGCAATTGAAAGGGATTCGCATGCCCGACACCTATGACGTCGATGTGGTCAGAGAGTTCGACGCTCCGCTGAGGCGCGTCTGGGCAGCCTGGACAGAACCAGGTGACCTGCGCCGGTGGTGGGGGCCAACGGGTTTCACATGCCCGCGCGCGGAAGCCGACGTTCGACCCGGCGGCCGAATCCTCGTGACGATGCGCGCACCCATGGAGTGGGGCGGGTCCGAACAGCACAGCACATGGAATATCACCGAGTTGGAACCATTGCGTCACATCCGCTACGTGTTCAACTTCGCTGATGCCAATGGCAACCGCATCACGCCGACAGAGGCGGGCATTCCCGCCGACGGTGTTCCCGCCGACGGCGAACACGAGGTGGTGCTGACCGACCTCGGCGACGGGCGCACGATGCTGCACATGACCGAGCGCGGGTACAGTACCCAAGAGGCACGGGACTTGTCGCAGAGTGGCCTTGAGCAGTGCCTCGACAAGATGGCCGCGCTCGTGGAGGGCGTTGGGCGCTGAGTGCCGTCGTAATATGACTCGCCGTATCCGATTTCCGGTCTGGGCAGCCGTTCGTGATCACTGCAGAGCGATGCCGCCGTATGTATTACGCCAGATCACATAGGACGAATGCGCCCTTTTCCGCGCCACCGTCCGCCACGGGCGTCCGATCCGTCAGCAGCCCGCAGGATCCTCTCCGCGCGGTTGAGGCCGAGGCCGTTCGCCTCCTCGCGGTGAGCTGTCCAACGTGCGCGACCACGTCCCGGCGGTTCACCGGGCCGGCGCCGGACAGACTAGTCAAGTGCACCGACCCCAGTAATGCGTGAGAGTCCCATGAGTTCAGCCAGAGCGGACTCTCCGGGGCACGGTCGGTCGTGCATCAGCTCAATGCGCCGGGTGGTGTGTTTCACCTGTAGGCAAGAGAACGTAGACCTGCTCTGAGATCTCGGCGAGGATCTCGTCAACGGACCTGGAGATGTTGATGGTAACCGCCATGCTGAGGAACATGATCGCGGAGACGATGTGGGCCAGCGTGGCAGCGTTTCGGGGCTCGACGCGGGGGTCACGCGTCAGTACGTCGGCAATCGCCTCCTCGGTCTGAACGGTCAGGGCGAGGGCGTCGCGGTGGTGGGGTTCCCCGGGGTCCCCGAACACAACCTCTCGAAGGTAGGTTCGGCCGTTGTCGATCCGCTTTCGGTTGCACTCCACGACCGGGCGGACGATTGCCATTACTGCCTGGAACGTATCAGGGATCGCCTCGGCGGCCGTTCTACCCGCGACGAGCGCGTCGGCGTAGGAGGAGTTTTGCACGAGCAGGAGCAACTCGGCCTTGGTCTTGGCGTACAAGAACAAAGTCCCCGTTCCAATGTCAGCCTTGTCGGCGATCTGCTGAGTGGTGACTTCATCGACACCATGTTCAGCGAAGAGCTCTGCTGCGGCGGCCGTGATGCGGTCGAGCTTGTGCTGCTTGTTCCGCTCACGCCGTCCGACTGGCTGAGATGCGACTGACATTCGTGTCCTCCGGGAATATAATCTGACTATGCTCAGTTATGAGCATAGTCACTACTGTGTGGGCTCAGTAGGTTTATTGTCCCATAGCGGCCGAAAATCGGCCTATCGTGGTTGCGGCGCTAATGACCTCCCAAAACGGACCCGGCCGACCTGGTCCGCACCGTCTTGGACGCCGTCGAAGCTGACGAATACGAAGTTCTCGCCGACGAAACATCCGTGCAGCTCAAGGCCGGGCTCAGCGCCCCCATCGAGGCTCTCTACCCGCAGTTGCAGGGCACAAACTCCAGGAGCCAGTCATGACAACGACCCGGCAGGTCGCGCTCGTGACCGGCGCTTCCTCAGGCATCGGCAAAGCGGCAGCGATCGCACTCGCCGCCGCGGGTTACCAGGTGATCGGAACCGGCCGCAACACCGCGCGAGTCACCGCGCCCGCCGGGGTGACCTACCTCGATCTCGACGTGACCAGCGACGAATCGGTCGCCTCAGTGGTCAAGCAGGTGATCGACCAATTCGGGAACATCAACGTCCTGGTCAACAACGCCGGTGTCGGCGCCACCGGTGCGGCCGAGGAATTCTCCGTCGCCCAGACGCAGGACATCTTCGACATCAACGTCTACGGCGTCATCCCGGGGTCGGGAGATGATCTTCGAGTGGGGGCCTTCCAGTAGTCCATCCCCTGCTGTGGGGGCTGATCGGTGCGGATCCACAGCAGGATTGATGATGCGAACGGCTTCTTCGTGTACGGAATCGTGGTGGACATTTTCCTGTCCTTTCGGTGAGTTTCGGTGCCGGTCAGCGGGCGAGGAACTCGACCGCGACGGGGGCGAACTTCTCGTGGAACTGGAAGATGCCGCCGTGTCCGGAGTCGGGGTAGATGATCAGCTCGGATCCATTGATGCGCCGGTGCAGGTCCTCGGAGAGGATCGAGGGCACCATGCGGTCGTTGTCGCCGTTGGCGATCAGGGTGGGCTGGGTGATCGACGACAGGTCAGCAGGCGTCCCTCGCCCCCACTTCTTGATGGCCTTCAGCTGGGTCTGGAAGGCCTTGATGCTTATGGGGGCGTCGCGGTCGGCGGTGCGCTCCTGGAGGCGTTTCACGAACGCCCTCCCGGCCTGTTTGCCCTCCGCGTCACGGTTGAAGAACAGGAATTCCTTGGCATCGGACCGGGTCAGGGTTGCGCGGAGGACGTCGTAGTACGTGGTTCCGATGACCTTGTCCAGGTCCTTTCCGCCCCTGGGACCGGTGCCCGTGAGGACAAGCTTGCGGACGAGCCCGGGGTGTTTGAGGACTAGGGCCTGGGCCACCATGCCGCCGAGGGAGAAGGAGAAGATGTCGATCTTCTCGTGTCCGAGGGCCTTGATGAAGGTGTAGGCGTCGTTGGCCATCGCCTCGATACTGTCGGGCACTTGGCCGGTGGAGGCGCCGACACCCTGGTTGTCGAACGTGATGACGTGATGGCTTTTCGCGACGGGGTCGATGATGCGCGGATCCCAGTTATCCAGGGTCGCGGCCAGATGGACGAAAAAGACGACGGGGATACCGCCCTTGGGCCCGAGTTCGCGGTAGGCGTAGCTGACGCCGCCGGCGCTGACGGTGCGGGCAGGCGCTTTGGCGTAGGAGGTGATAACGGGTCCTTTCAAACTGTCGTGCTTATTCATGATGGTGCTCCGGTGAGTGGGTTGTTGTTCGTTCGGTGATGAGGAGCATGGTTCTGCTGGGGTCGCGTTCAGTGGTTCCGCTCAGGGGTTGCTGATGACGGCCTTGCCGCGGATGCCGCCCTTTTCCAGGCCCTGGAGGGCTTGGATGGTCTGGTCAAAGGGGAAGACCCGCCCGACGACGGGGCGCAGACTCCCGTTGTCGATGAGGGCGGTGATCTGGCGCAGCTGGTCTCCGCTGGCGCGCATGAACAGGAACTCGTAGCTGACGCCCAGCTTCCTGGCCTGGCGGCGGATGCCTGCGCTAAGGCCAGTGACGATCAGGCGCAATATCGGATTCAGGCCGGCCTCGCGGGCAAATGCCGGGTCTGGAGGCCCGACAATCCCGATGGCCTTGCCTCCGGGTTTGAGCACCCGCAGGGACTTCTTGAGGTTCTCCCCGCCGAGGCTGTCCAGCACCAGGTCGTAGCCGCTCAGGAGCTGTTCGAAGTCCTGGCTGCGGTAGTCGATGACGGTGTCGGCGCCGAGCTCGCGCACGAACTCCAGGTTCGCGGCACTTGCGGTGGTCGCGACTGTCGCACCGAGGTGCTTGGCGAGCTGGATCGCGATCGATCCCACTCCCCCGGCGCCGGCGTGGATGAGGACCTTCTGTCCCGGCTGTACATGGCCGTGCTCAACAAGGGCCTGCCACGCGGTCAATGCGACCAGCGGCAGGGAGCCTGCCTCCTCCATGGTGATCAATGCCGGTTTGAGGGCCAGATCGGCCTCGTCGACGGCGATTCGCTCGGCGAAGGTGCCGATGCGGTCCTGGTCGGGGCGGGCGTAAACCTCATCCCCGGGTTTGAATGCGTGTACTTTCGATCCGACACGGATGACGGTTCCGGCGACATCGTTGCCGGGGATCAAAGGAAGCTTGTAGGGCAGGATTTGCTTGAACTCGCCCGCTCGGATCTTCTCGTCGAGCACGTTCAGTCCTGCGGCCTGGACCCGCACGAGCACATCCCCCTCCCCCACTGTTGGCTCGGGGACCTCCGATTCCTGCAGCGGACCCTTGTATTCGTTGATGACGAACGCTCTCATATTTCGTGCTCCTTCTTGGGATGTGGTGAAGTTGGTTTGGGTTGCCGTTACCGGCGGAGGAAATCCCGGGCCACGTCGACGAACGCGGAATAGTTTTGGAAGGCGACGCCATGGCCGGAATCCGGGAAGACCAGGACCGAAGCGCTGGCTAGCTGCCGGGTGAGTTCGGTCGCGTTTGCGGAAGGCACCATACGGTCGCTGTCTCCGTGAACAATGAGCACAGGGCCGGTGAACTGCGAAAGATCAGAGGGCTGCTGCATACCCCACCGGTGCAACGCGGCCAACTGCGCCCGATAGACCCCCGGGGTGACCGCCTTGTCGCGTACGGCGGTCCGCTCCTTCAACCGGGCGAGATACTCGCGCGCGGCCTTCTTCCCGGCAGGGGTGCGGGTGAAAAACAGCAGCGCCTTCGGATCCTGGAACGTGAGGACCGCGCGTAAGACGCTCGCGATAGTTATACGGGTCATATCCGTGAGCCCTGGGCCTCCTGCCGGGCCGGACCCGGAAAGCACAAGCCGATCGATCAGCCCGGGCGCCCGCTCGACAAAAGCCTGGGCGACCATGCCACCCATCGACAGGCCAAACACGTCAACCCTGTCATATCCAAGGGCGCGGATCACCGCCACCATGTCCTCGGCCATGTCCTCGATCGAGTCACGAATGTGACCCGTGGAATCGCCGACGCCGCGGTACCCCACCGCGATCACGTGACGGTCCTCAGCCAGGCCATCGACGATGCGAGGATCCCAGCTGTCCAGATTCGCCCCGAGATGGGTCAGGACAACCAGCGGGACACCGGTTTGGGGGCCAAACTCGCGATACGCGAACTCCGCACCAACCGCCGAGATCCTCAGCGTCGGCGAATTCCGGCTCTGAGTCCTGAGTTGCTCTGACATGTTCATCTCCCTGTTGGGTCTCTCTCTGCATCCCCGAGTCTACTCAATTCTGAGCACACTCAATATTTGTGTCAAGGAAGGCCATTGTCGTCTTCACTCAAGGGTCCGCATACGGCAACGCCTCCGCGGCCGAGGCCGTGGACTATGGAGCCGTGAAAAACGTGCTCCAGGCGCTAGGTGGCCGACGTGTGCGCATCGCCCTCATGACAGCCATCGGGGTCACCCGCCGCGGCAGCACCCACGACTGGAAACGACGCAGCGAACGACTCGTCCGCGCCAGCGGCAACGCCTATACCATCATCCGACCCGGCTGGTTCGACTACAGCAACGGCGACCAATTGGAAATCACACTGCTCCAGGGCGACACCGCCACGCAGGGAGCCGAGCAGACGGTGCCATCGCCCGCCACCCAATCGCCCGGGTCCTGGTCGACAGCCTCGCCTCCAACATGGCCGATCACACGACCTTCGAACTCGTTGCCGAAAACGGACCCGCGCATGTTGATTTGGAGCCCATCTTCGAAACCTTGGACCGAGATCCGGTCGATTCGTTCGACGGGGCGCGGGACCAGGCCAACATGCCCGATGACGCCGAACCTGATCGCGTACGCCAAGACCTCAGGGCTCTGGGCGCAAACAAGCTGTCATACCCCGCACCGGTCCCCCCGAGTGCCGTCAAGTAGTGGCTGCGCGTCCTCATGAACTAACCCCTACGCTGGGGTCCGGAGATCGGGTCCTGAACACGGGATGAGCCTGACCTGAAGAGAGACAAACATCATATGTTAGACCCCTCCTCACCATGACAAACGGGTTGTATCCAACAGAATCCTCTATTTGACAGGTCGTCATATGCGCATAACATCGGATCTATCACCAGCCTGTTCACGCTAACAACCGTTACGAGTCCCTTTATTTGACATGGAGCTAAGACAATGACGCCGCGAAATTTTGACCGCCGATACGTTCGCGGTGGAGCTGGTGCCTCCGCTGCAGGTCTGGTAGCTACTTCCGTCGCCGGCGGGGCATCACCAGCCACAGCTGCTGCCAATGCCACCGAAGGCGCCGTGCAGGCCTTGCCAACGGCAGCCGGGTGGGACACACAGGCTCTGCTGCAAAAGTTGATGGACATGCGCTTCGGCATGTTCAACCACTTCAACCTCGGCACCTTCACCAACGAAGAGTGGGCCGCCCCCAACCAGAAGCCCGCGGTCTTCGCACCGCCGTCCGTCGACACCGACCAGTGGGCGGATGCCGCCCTCGCGGCAGGCATGAGCTACGGCGTCCTCACCACCAAGCACCACGATGGATTCGCACTCTGGCCCACCAAGTACGGCACCCAGAACGTCATGAACTCGGGATACAAGCGCGACGTCGTCAAACAGTACGTCGACTCGTTCCGCTCCCGCGGTCTTAAGGTGGGCTTCTACTTCTCCATCTGGGACCGAACGTATCCTGTGCAGGCCACTGGCGGATACCATGTGAGCGACCCCGGCGCGGGTGTCAACCCGCTCCAGATCGAATATGTGCTGAACCAGCTCACTGAACTGCTCACCGGCTACGGCGAGATCGAGGTGCTGATGCTGGATGGCTACGCCTGGAAGATGGGCAACCAGCAGGTTCCGATGCAGCGGGTACGCGACCTGGTGAAATCTTTCCAGCCCAATTGCGTCATTATCGACATCTGCGCGGTCCTCACCCCCTGGCTGGCCGACGCGATCTTCTGGGAGGAACCGTTCGGGATCACCGCGCCAGCCGGCAACACATGGGCGGGACTGCAGGGCCAGACCATCAGTAACGGCTGGTTCTGGCACCCGTCCACTCCCACCGCACCGCTGATGTCCAAGGACGCCATCATCACCCACCTCACCCAGCTCGAAGCGAGATGGACATCGTTTATCCTCAACTGCGCTCCCAACCGGAACGGCAAGTTGGATCCCAACGTGGTGACCCGGCTTGCCGAAGTCGGCGCGGACTGGTCACCTAACCGGCAGCGCGGTCCACTGCCGACACAACCACTCCGTGCCGAACACCTGATTACACCGGTCGCCGCCTACGCTTCCGCGTTCCGTGACCCCGAACCCCCATACTTCGCGATCGACGGACGTGCCGACAATAAACTTCAGACCTGCTGGTCGACCTGGCCCGGCACCGGCGAGCTCGCGACGCCGGCGTCGATAACGCTGGATCTGGGCGGGGTCTACAACAATGTGACGACTTTGGAGTACCTTCCGAAGCAGTGGTCCCGCCAGAACGGGACCGACGGCGATGTAACCTCTTTCGAAGTCTCGACCAGTGCCGACGGGGTGAGCTTCACGACGGTCGTGTCCGGCGCCTGGGCCACCGGCCCCACCCCGAAGCTGGTCGAGTGGGCCCCGGTCACCGCCGGGTTCATCCGATTCACCGCAAAGGCTGGCTCTGGCGGCTACACCAACGTTGCCGGCCTCCGGGTCGGCAGCCGCACCGCAAAGCCCATGCGACAGTCGTTCGCCGTCGCGACTAACCGCGCCTACAAGCTCATCAACGCCACCAGCGGCAAGGCCCTGACCGTCCTCAACGGTTCCACGGCAAACAGAGCAGCCGTTGTCCTGGCCCCCGACACCAACGCAGCCAACCAGCGCTGGACACTGACCACCGACGTCGACGGCTTCTACAAGCTAAAGGACGCCAACAGCGGAAGGCTCCTCGAGATCGGTTTCCGCTCACGAGAGATCGGCGCGAAGGCAGCGATCTGGTCGGACGCCGGCGTCTTGCAGCAGCAATGGGCGGTGACACCCGTTGGCAAGGGGAATGGTAGCCCTCACCAACCGCTTCTCGACCTATGCACTTGGCCTGACCGCCGCAGCGACGACCGACGGAACCAGCACGGAGCAACAGCTCTACCGAGGCTCCGCCCACCAGCAATGGTCACTCATCGACGTCACGGTCAAATAACTCGACCTCATCCCGCCGGTTCCGAACTCTACCAACGTACGTGGAGTGGACGATCCTGGCGTTCCGGGAGCATCTGCCCGGTGGCCGGTTCCTTGGCCAGCTGGTTACGCCCTGGTCAGGCGGGCTGCCCCGGCTATCGCGGAGCTGCCAAGATCACTCTTCCTGAGCGCCTGCTGAGCTTGGAGGGCATCGGCCCAAGCGTCGGTGGTGCTAACAGCGGCCCAGTTTGAGTTCAACAGTGTGAGCAGGGTTGTGTGTACTGTCTTTGCGTCGGCGGAACCTGCCTCGTTGGCGAGGTTGATGGCTCCTGTGGCATCCGAGAGGACTTCGGTGACGAAGCCTAAGGACTCCGCTTCAACGGCAGAAGCAAGGACGCAGTTGTTGGTCATGTAGCCGACGAGGGTGACGGTATCGATGTCCTGCTGGCGCAGCCACTCAGTGAGGTTGGTGTCCGCGTAGACGGAGCCGTATTGCTTGACGACGCCGTTCCACGCATCGGTTCTGCGGCGTTCGATCTCAGGGTGAAGTTCAAATTCCGGTGTGCCAGGCGCAAAAAGCGCAGCGCCCTCACCTGCACTGTGTTGTACGGCCACAATAGGGATACCGGCGGCGGCCGCGGCGTCGACAGCTCGCGCGATCATCTGCAGGGACTCCTGATGCCGCGGGTACTGGATCTCCA from Arthrobacter pascens includes:
- a CDS encoding SDR family NAD(P)-dependent oxidoreductase encodes the protein MTTTRQVALVTGASSGIGKAAAIALAAAGYQVIGTGRNTARVTAPAGVTYLDLDVTSDESVASVVKQVIDQFGNINVLVNNAGVGATGAAEEFSVAQTQDIFDINVYGVIPGSGDDLRVGAFQ
- a CDS encoding cyclophilin-like fold protein — protein: MRFRTVVFAVAVGIATSLTGCNAAAPTPSATGAAPSASPSAGSPAPESPTTAPPEEATVDSIIGAVVRFTAPRGSVDMTIDEDNPAVRDLLSMLPMNLTFEDFAGQEKIAYPPRGVQFAGSAPSAAGAGDVAIYTPWGNIAFFYAGERGAPSEQIVHLGRFNATFEQLKLLEEGEVTVDILE
- a CDS encoding alpha/beta fold hydrolase is translated as MKGPVITSYAKAPARTVSAGGVSYAYRELGPKGGIPVVFFVHLAATLDNWDPRIIDPVAKSHHVITFDNQGVGASTGQVPDSIEAMANDAYTFIKALGHEKIDIFSFSLGGMVAQALVLKHPGLVRKLVLTGTGPRGGKDLDKVIGTTYYDVLRATLTRSDAKEFLFFNRDAEGKQAGRAFVKRLQERTADRDAPISIKAFQTQLKAIKKWGRGTPADLSSITQPTLIANGDNDRMVPSILSEDLHRRINGSELIIYPDSGHGGIFQFHEKFAPVAVEFLAR
- a CDS encoding alpha/beta fold hydrolase, which produces MSEQLRTQSRNSPTLRISAVGAEFAYREFGPQTGVPLVVLTHLGANLDSWDPRIVDGLAEDRHVIAVGYRGVGDSTGHIRDSIEDMAEDMVAVIRALGYDRVDVFGLSMGGMVAQAFVERAPGLIDRLVLSGSGPAGGPGLTDMTRITIASVLRAVLTFQDPKALLFFTRTPAGKKAAREYLARLKERTAVRDKAVTPGVYRAQLAALHRWGMQQPSDLSQFTGPVLIVHGDSDRMVPSANATELTRQLASASVLVFPDSGHGVAFQNYSAFVDVARDFLRR
- a CDS encoding SRPBCC family protein, whose amino-acid sequence is MPDTYDVDVVREFDAPLRRVWAAWTEPGDLRRWWGPTGFTCPRAEADVRPGGRILVTMRAPMEWGGSEQHSTWNITELEPLRHIRYVFNFADANGNRITPTEAGIPADGVPADGEHEVVLTDLGDGRTMLHMTERGYSTQEARDLSQSGLEQCLDKMAALVEGVGR
- a CDS encoding isochorismatase family protein, which gives rise to MSTPRRALILIDVQQQYFNGPLEIQYPRHQESLQMIARAVDAAAAAGIPIVAVQHSAGEGAALFAPGTPEFELHPEIERRRTDAWNGVVKQYGSVYADTNLTEWLRQQDIDTVTLVGYMTNNCVLASAVEAESLGFVTEVLSDATGAINLANEAGSADAKTVHTTLLTLLNSNWAAVSTTDAWADALQAQQALRKSDLGSSAIAGAARLTRA
- a CDS encoding NADP-dependent oxidoreductase, with amino-acid sequence MRAFVINEYKGPLQESEVPEPTVGEGDVLVRVQAAGLNVLDEKIRAGEFKQILPYKLPLIPGNDVAGTVIRVGSKVHAFKPGDEVYARPDQDRIGTFAERIAVDEADLALKPALITMEEAGSLPLVALTAWQALVEHGHVQPGQKVLIHAGAGGVGSIAIQLAKHLGATVATTASAANLEFVRELGADTVIDYRSQDFEQLLSGYDLVLDSLGGENLKKSLRVLKPGGKAIGIVGPPDPAFAREAGLNPILRLIVTGLSAGIRRQARKLGVSYEFLFMRASGDQLRQITALIDNGSLRPVVGRVFPFDQTIQALQGLEKGGIRGKAVISNP
- a CDS encoding TetR/AcrR family transcriptional regulator; this translates as MSVASQPVGRRERNKQHKLDRITAAAAELFAEHGVDEVTTQQIADKADIGTGTLFLYAKTKAELLLLVQNSSYADALVAGRTAAEAIPDTFQAVMAIVRPVVECNRKRIDNGRTYLREVVFGDPGEPHHRDALALTVQTEEAIADVLTRDPRVEPRNAATLAHIVSAIMFLSMAVTINISRSVDEILAEISEQVYVLLPTGETHHPAH